The Symphalangus syndactylus isolate Jambi chromosome 8, NHGRI_mSymSyn1-v2.1_pri, whole genome shotgun sequence genome includes a window with the following:
- the PSMC1 gene encoding 26S proteasome regulatory subunit 4, translated as MGQSQSGGHGPGGGKKDDKDKKKKYEPPVPTRVGKKKKKTKGPDAASKLPLVTPHTQCRLKLLKLERIKDYLLMEEEFIRNQEQMKPLEEKQEEERSKVDDLRGTPMSVGTLEEIIDDNHAIVSTSVGSEHYVSILSFVDKDLLEPGCSVLLNHKVHAVIGVLMDDTDPLVTVMKVEKAPQETYADIGGLDNQIQEIKESVELPLTHPEYYEEMGIKPPKGVILYGPPGTGKTLLAKAVANQTSATFLRVVGSELIQKYLGDGPKLVRELFRVAEEHAPSIVFIDEIDAIGTKRYDSNSGGEREIQRTMLELLNQLDGFDSRGDVKVIMATNRIETLDPALIRPGRIDRKIEFPLPDEKTKKRIFQIHTSRMTLADDVTLDDLIMAKDDLSGADIKAICTEAGLMALRERRMKVTNEDFKKSKENVLYKKQEGTPEGLYL; from the exons ATG GGTCAAAGTCAGAGTGGTGGTCATGGTCCTGGAGGTGGCAAGAAGGATGACAAG gacaagaaaaagaaatatgaacctCCTGTACCAACTAGAGtggggaaaaagaagaagaaaacaaagggacCAGATGCTGCCAGCAAACTGCCACTGG tgaCACCTCACACTCAGTGCCGGTTAAAATTACTGAAGTTAGAGAGAATTAAAGACTATCTTCTCATGGAGGAAGAATTCATTAGAAATCAGGAACAAATGAAACCattagaagaaaagcaagag GAGGAAAGATCAAAAGTGGATGATCTGAGGGGGACCCCAATGTCAGTAGGAACCTTGGAAGAGATCATTGATGACAATCATGCCATCGTGTCTACATCTGTGGGCTCAGAACACTACGTCAGCATTCTTTCATTTGTAGACAAGGATCTGCTGGAACCTGGCTGCTCGGTCCTGCTCAACCACAAG GTGCATGCCGTGATCGGGGTGCTGATGGATGACACGGATCCCCTGGTCACAGTGATGAAGGTGGAAAAGGCCCCCCAGGAGACCTATGCGGATATTGGGGGGTTGGACAACCAAATTCAGGAAATTAAG gaATCTGTGGAGCTTCCTCTCACCCATCCTGAATATTATGAAGAGATGGGTATAAAGCCTCCTAAGGGGGTCATTCTCTATGGTCCACCTGGCACAG GTAAAACCTTGTTAGCCAAAGCAGTAGCAAACCAAACCTCAGCCACTTTCTTGAGAGTGGTTGGCTCTGAACTTATTCAGAagtacctaggtgatgggccCAAACTCGTACGGGAATTATTTCGAGTTGCTGAAGAACATGCACCGTCCATCGTGTTTATTGATGAAATTGATGCCATTGGGACAAAAAG aTATGACTCCAATTCTGGTGGTGAGAGAGAAATTCAGCGAACAATGTTGGAACTGCTGAACCAGTTGGATGGATTTGATTCTAGGGGAGATGTGAAAGTTATCATGGCCACAAACCGAATAGAAACTTTGGATCCAGCACTTATCAGACCAG GCCGCATTGACAGGAAGATTGAGTTCCCCCTGCCTGATGAAAAGACGAAGAAGCGCATCTTTCAGATTCACACAAGCAGGATGACACTGGCTGATGATGTAACCCTGGACGACTTGATCATGGCTAAAGATGACCTCTCTGGTGCTGACATCAAG GCAATCTGTACAGAAGCTGGTCTGATGGCCTTAAGAGAACGTAGAATGAAAGTAACAAATGAAGACTtcaaaaaatctaaagaaaatgttctttataaGAAACAGGAAGGCACCCCTGAGGGGCTGTATCTCTAA